A section of the Streptomyces sp. SLBN-118 genome encodes:
- a CDS encoding GNAT family N-acetyltransferase, with translation MSVETRVIAESEYPDWLRALNTGFLRPPVISDEEVASRRPHTDLARVRGAFDEGRCVATFRSFEQQLTTVGGAALPASAVSNVTVSPTHRRRGLLSRMMAADLAEAKERGDVVSTLIAAEHPIYGRYGFGPATWVTEWAVDVPRTGLDRRWSGPADGGRIDLVDGADVRKLGPDLHARFAAVQPGAVSRSERWWQQNTGQVQLPGQPWTEPYYAVYRSASGEIEGLLAYESDDKWGDAKQPLNTATVRELLALTPAAERALWHYVCSVDWITTVKSGHRAPDDLLPLLLPDPRAARILTHADFLWVRILDVVRALEARTYATAATLVLDVQDSAGLAGGTFRLDASPEGAACAPSVESPDLTLDVRELGALYLGDESAVRLSALGLAAEGTPGAAAVADGLFRTSRRPWCPDVF, from the coding sequence ATGAGCGTCGAAACCCGCGTCATCGCCGAGTCCGAGTACCCCGACTGGCTGCGAGCACTGAACACAGGCTTTCTGCGGCCGCCGGTGATCTCGGACGAGGAGGTCGCGTCGCGTCGGCCGCACACTGACCTCGCGCGGGTGCGCGGCGCGTTCGACGAAGGCCGCTGCGTTGCGACGTTCCGCTCCTTCGAGCAGCAGCTCACGACCGTGGGCGGCGCCGCGCTCCCCGCGAGCGCCGTCTCGAACGTCACGGTCTCGCCCACCCACCGCCGCCGTGGTCTGCTCAGCCGCATGATGGCCGCGGACCTCGCCGAGGCGAAGGAACGCGGCGACGTCGTGTCCACGCTGATCGCCGCTGAGCACCCGATATACGGGCGCTACGGGTTCGGCCCCGCCACCTGGGTGACCGAATGGGCGGTCGACGTCCCCCGCACCGGCCTCGACCGCCGTTGGTCGGGCCCCGCCGACGGCGGCCGTATCGACCTGGTGGACGGCGCCGACGTACGCAAACTCGGCCCGGACCTGCATGCGCGGTTCGCGGCCGTGCAGCCGGGCGCGGTGAGCCGCAGCGAGCGCTGGTGGCAGCAGAACACGGGCCAGGTACAACTGCCCGGCCAGCCCTGGACGGAGCCCTACTACGCGGTCTACCGCTCCGCGTCCGGAGAGATCGAGGGCCTGCTCGCCTATGAGTCGGACGACAAGTGGGGCGACGCCAAGCAGCCGCTGAACACCGCGACGGTGCGCGAACTGCTGGCGCTGACGCCTGCCGCCGAGCGCGCGCTGTGGCACTACGTTTGCTCGGTCGACTGGATAACCACGGTCAAGTCGGGCCACCGCGCTCCGGACGACCTGCTGCCGCTGCTGCTCCCGGACCCGCGCGCGGCGCGGATCCTGACGCACGCGGACTTCCTGTGGGTGCGGATCCTGGATGTCGTACGGGCTCTGGAGGCGCGTACGTACGCCACGGCCGCGACCCTGGTCCTGGATGTCCAGGACTCCGCGGGCCTTGCGGGCGGCACCTTCCGGCTGGACGCCTCACCGGAGGGGGCGGCGTGCGCCCCGTCGGTCGAGTCGCCCGATCTGACGCTGGATGTACGGGAGTTGGGCGCGCTGTACCTGGGTGACGAGTCGGCGGTCAGGCTTTCGGCACTGGGTCTGGCGGCCGAGGGAACGCCGGGCGCTGCGGCCGTGGCGGACGGATTGTTCCGTACGTCGCGACGGCCCTGGTGCCCGGACGTGTTCTGA
- the dtd gene encoding D-aminoacyl-tRNA deacylase — protein sequence MRAVVQRVDGASVVVAGETVGEIVGEGLCVLVGVTHEDTEEKAAQLARKLWSVRILEGEKSCSDVNAPLLVISQFTLYGDARKGRRPTWNAAAPGEVAEPLVDEVVAQLRALGATVRTGRFGADMRVSLTNHGPFTVIIEV from the coding sequence ATGCGTGCGGTGGTGCAGAGGGTGGACGGCGCGAGCGTCGTCGTGGCGGGCGAGACGGTCGGCGAGATCGTCGGCGAAGGACTGTGTGTGCTGGTGGGAGTCACCCACGAGGACACCGAGGAGAAGGCGGCGCAGCTGGCCCGCAAGCTCTGGTCGGTGCGGATTCTGGAGGGGGAGAAGTCCTGCTCGGACGTGAATGCGCCCTTGCTGGTGATTTCGCAGTTCACTCTCTACGGGGACGCCCGTAAGGGCCGCCGCCCCACCTGGAACGCGGCCGCGCCCGGTGAGGTGGCCGAGCCGCTGGTCGACGAGGTGGTGGCACAACTGCGGGCGCTGGGCGCGACGGTACGGACGGGCCGGTTCGGGGCGGACATGCGCGTCTCGCTCACGAACCACGGCCCGTTCACCGTGATCATCGAGGTCTAG
- a CDS encoding folate-binding protein YgfZ, protein MKSPLLSLPGAVAAEGHDEGVAAHYGDLFREQRALADGTGLVDLSHRGVVTVTGDDRLSWLHLLLTQHVSELPPGQATEALILSAHGHIEHALYLVDDGETVWAHVEPGTQEALIGYLESMKFFYRVEVADRTEDFAVVHLPAGSIAKAPEGVAVRETAHGRDLFLPRAGLEPYAAQNGPAIGILAYEALRIENHRPRLGFETDHRTIPHEVGWIGSAVHLQKGCYRGQETVARVHNLGKPPRRLVFLHLDGSEVHLPPHGTPLRLASDGAEGRQLGFVTTSARHHELGPIALALVKRNVPVDAELLAGDTAAAQEPVVEP, encoded by the coding sequence ATGAAAAGCCCTCTGCTGTCCCTGCCGGGCGCCGTCGCCGCCGAAGGACATGACGAAGGAGTCGCCGCGCACTACGGCGACCTGTTCCGCGAACAGCGTGCCCTCGCGGACGGCACCGGCCTCGTCGACCTCTCGCACCGCGGTGTCGTCACCGTCACAGGTGACGACCGGCTGAGCTGGCTGCATCTGCTGCTCACCCAGCATGTGAGCGAACTCCCGCCGGGGCAGGCCACCGAGGCGCTGATCCTCTCCGCGCACGGCCACATCGAGCACGCGCTGTATCTCGTCGACGACGGCGAGACGGTCTGGGCCCATGTCGAGCCCGGCACTCAGGAGGCGCTGATCGGCTACCTGGAGTCGATGAAGTTCTTCTACCGGGTCGAGGTGGCCGACCGCACCGAGGACTTCGCCGTGGTGCATCTTCCCGCCGGCTCCATCGCCAAGGCGCCCGAGGGTGTGGCCGTACGGGAGACCGCGCACGGCCGCGATCTGTTTCTGCCGCGCGCCGGCCTGGAGCCGTACGCGGCTCAGAACGGCCCGGCGATCGGGATCCTGGCGTACGAGGCGCTGCGCATCGAGAACCACCGCCCCCGCCTCGGCTTCGAGACCGACCACCGCACCATCCCGCACGAGGTGGGCTGGATCGGCAGCGCGGTCCACCTCCAGAAGGGCTGCTACCGCGGCCAGGAGACCGTCGCACGTGTCCACAACCTGGGGAAGCCGCCGCGTCGCCTGGTCTTTCTGCACCTGGACGGCAGCGAGGTGCACCTGCCGCCCCACGGGACCCCGCTCCGGCTCGCGTCGGACGGCGCGGAGGGCCGCCAGCTGGGCTTTGTGACCACGTCCGCCCGCCACCACGAGCTCGGCCCGATCGCCCTGGCGCTCGTCAAGCGCAATGTGCCCGTGGACGCGGAGCTGCTGGCCGGAGACACGGCGGCGGCGCAGGAACCCGTCGTCGAGCCGTAG